The following coding sequences lie in one Pseudomonas monsensis genomic window:
- a CDS encoding purine-cytosine permease family protein, with translation MSQMSRQDPLIENHTVDYVPLAERHGKARDLFTLWFSTNIAPLPIVTGAMVVQVFHLDLFWGLLAIALGHLIGGVVIALASAQGPRMGIPQMVQSRGQFGRYGALLIVFFAAIIYIGFFISNIVLAGKSIVGIAPSVPAPLSILIGALAATAIGVIGYNFIHTLNRIGTWVMGSALLAGFIYIFAHDLPADFLTRGSFNLSGWLATVSLGIIWQISFSPYVSDYSRYLPADIGIAKPFWATYLGATLGTILSFTFGAVAVLATPEGTEAMTAVKQSTGWLGPMLMVLFLLNIISHNALNLYGAVLSIITSIQTFASQWTPSIKVRVVLSSVVLAGCCVVALGASADFISQFIGLILALLLVLVPWASINLIDFYLIKRGCYDITSIFRADGGVYGRFNLHAIIAYFIGILVQLPFANTSLYVGPYANLVEGADLSWLVGLVVTVPLYYCLATRGQTQQSRAARLGYTD, from the coding sequence CCGGCGCCATGGTGGTTCAGGTGTTTCATCTCGACTTGTTCTGGGGGCTGCTGGCGATTGCGCTGGGGCACCTGATCGGTGGCGTGGTGATCGCACTGGCCTCGGCGCAGGGGCCGCGCATGGGCATTCCGCAGATGGTGCAGAGTCGTGGCCAGTTCGGACGCTACGGTGCGCTGTTGATCGTGTTTTTTGCAGCGATCATCTACATCGGTTTCTTCATTTCCAACATCGTGCTCGCCGGCAAATCCATCGTCGGCATCGCGCCGTCGGTGCCGGCGCCGTTGAGCATTCTCATCGGTGCACTGGCGGCTACGGCGATCGGCGTGATCGGCTACAACTTCATTCACACGCTGAACCGCATCGGCACTTGGGTGATGGGCAGTGCGCTGCTCGCCGGTTTCATCTACATCTTTGCCCACGACTTGCCGGCAGACTTCCTGACTCGCGGCAGTTTCAACCTGTCGGGCTGGCTGGCGACGGTGTCGCTGGGGATCATCTGGCAGATCAGTTTCTCGCCGTACGTGTCCGACTATTCGCGTTATCTGCCAGCGGATATCGGTATCGCCAAACCGTTCTGGGCAACGTACCTCGGGGCGACGCTGGGTACGATTCTGTCGTTCACCTTTGGTGCGGTAGCCGTGCTGGCGACGCCCGAAGGCACCGAGGCGATGACGGCGGTCAAGCAGTCCACCGGGTGGCTGGGGCCAATGCTGATGGTGCTGTTCCTGCTCAATATCATCAGCCACAACGCCCTTAATCTGTATGGCGCGGTGCTGTCGATCATCACCTCGATCCAGACCTTCGCCAGCCAGTGGACGCCGAGCATCAAGGTGCGTGTGGTGCTGTCGAGCGTGGTGCTGGCGGGCTGCTGTGTGGTCGCGCTCGGTGCCTCGGCGGATTTCATCTCCCAGTTCATCGGGCTGATTCTGGCGTTGCTGCTGGTGCTGGTGCCGTGGGCGTCGATCAACCTGATCGACTTTTACCTGATCAAGCGCGGCTGCTACGACATCACCTCGATCTTCCGCGCCGATGGCGGGGTTTACGGGCGCTTTAATCTGCACGCGATCATTGCTTATTTCATCGGCATTCTCGTGCAACTGCCGTTCGCCAATACCTCGCTGTACGTCGGGCCTTACGCCAATCTGGTCGAGGGCGCGGACTTGTCCTGGCTGGTCGGCCTGGTGGTCACCGTGCCGTTGTATTACTGCCTGGCAACACGCGGCCAGACACAGCAGAGCAGGGCGGCGAGATTGGGTTACACCGACTGA
- a CDS encoding polyamine ABC transporter substrate-binding protein translates to MVTMKRILGATVCGLTLLASAVQAEQRELRVYNWADYILPSVPKDFAAKTGIKVTWDTFDTNESLEAKLLTGNSGYDLVVPSNQFLETQIKAGVFQKLDKSKLPNWSHQDPELLKLLGKNDPGNQYGVPYMVGTVLIGFNPAKVKAALGDNAPVDSWDLVFKPENMEKLKSCGVAMLDSPTEILPLALHYLGLDPNSQNPADYEKAKELMLKVRPYVTYFNSAKYMTDIANGDICVAIGYSGSFYQFGNRAKEAGNGVVVDWRLPKEGAPIWFDTFAIPKSAKNVAEAHEFLNNLLDPKVIAPISDFLGYPNANKDSMPLINKEITGNPNLTPTPEALKNLYVVQPLPQKIERVRTRVWTNIKSDK, encoded by the coding sequence ATGGTCACGATGAAACGTATTCTGGGCGCTACCGTGTGTGGGCTGACACTGCTGGCCAGTGCCGTGCAGGCTGAGCAGCGCGAACTGCGGGTGTACAACTGGGCGGATTACATCCTGCCGTCGGTGCCCAAGGATTTCGCCGCGAAAACCGGTATCAAAGTGACCTGGGACACCTTCGACACCAACGAATCGCTGGAAGCCAAACTGCTCACCGGCAACTCCGGTTATGACCTGGTGGTGCCGTCGAACCAGTTCCTTGAAACGCAGATCAAGGCTGGCGTGTTTCAGAAACTGGATAAATCGAAACTGCCGAACTGGAGCCACCAGGATCCGGAACTGTTGAAACTGCTGGGCAAGAACGATCCGGGTAACCAGTACGGCGTGCCTTACATGGTCGGTACGGTGCTGATCGGCTTCAACCCGGCCAAGGTAAAAGCGGCACTGGGCGACAATGCGCCGGTGGACAGTTGGGACCTGGTGTTCAAACCGGAAAACATGGAAAAACTCAAATCCTGCGGCGTGGCGATGCTTGATTCGCCGACAGAAATCCTGCCGCTGGCCCTGCATTACCTGGGCCTCGATCCGAACAGCCAGAACCCGGCCGACTATGAAAAAGCCAAGGAGCTGATGCTCAAGGTTCGCCCCTACGTGACCTATTTCAACTCGGCCAAGTACATGACCGACATTGCCAACGGCGACATCTGCGTGGCCATCGGTTATTCCGGCAGCTTCTACCAGTTCGGCAACCGCGCCAAAGAAGCCGGCAACGGTGTGGTGGTCGACTGGCGCTTGCCGAAAGAAGGTGCGCCGATCTGGTTCGACACTTTCGCCATTCCGAAGAGCGCGAAGAACGTCGCCGAGGCCCATGAATTCCTCAATAACCTGCTCGATCCGAAAGTGATCGCACCGATCAGCGACTTCCTCGGTTACCCGAATGCGAACAAGGATTCGATGCCGCTGATCAACAAGGAAATCACCGGCAACCCGAACCTGACACCCACCCCTGAAGCGCTGAAAAACCTCTACGTCGTGCAACCGTTGCCGCAGAAAATCGAGCGCGTGCGTACCCGCGTATGGACCAACATCAAGTCTGACAAATAG
- a CDS encoding TerC family protein, producing the protein MPATNINIGEPWMWGAFIVFVLAMLALDLFVFGGRKAHRVSVREALSWVIAWCLLALSFAALLWWYLHGAFGADIARQKTLEFLTGYLIEQSLSIDNMFVFVMIFSYFAVPPELQRRVLLYGVLGAIVMRAVMIFAGVWLVSQFEWLLYAFGVFLIITGIKMLVFADHQPDLEKNPLLRWVRGHMRITSGFHGERFFVLQNGVRWATPMFLVLVLIEASDLMFAVDSIPAIFAVTTDPFIVFTSNIFAIMGLRALYFLLADMADRFHLLKYGLAMVLVFIGGKMVLMPWLHMPVEWSLAVVGGVILGSVLLSLVMTRESERSTE; encoded by the coding sequence ATGCCAGCCACAAACATCAATATCGGCGAACCATGGATGTGGGGCGCCTTCATCGTCTTCGTGCTTGCCATGCTGGCATTGGACCTGTTTGTCTTCGGTGGGCGCAAGGCGCATCGGGTGTCGGTTCGCGAAGCCTTGTCCTGGGTCATCGCCTGGTGCCTGCTGGCACTGAGTTTCGCAGCGCTGCTCTGGTGGTACCTGCATGGCGCGTTCGGCGCTGACATCGCCCGACAGAAAACCCTCGAATTCCTCACCGGTTATCTGATCGAACAATCGCTGTCGATCGACAACATGTTCGTCTTCGTGATGATCTTCAGCTACTTCGCCGTGCCACCCGAGCTACAGCGGCGGGTGCTGCTGTACGGCGTGCTTGGCGCCATTGTGATGCGGGCGGTAATGATTTTTGCCGGGGTGTGGCTGGTGTCGCAGTTCGAATGGCTGCTGTATGCCTTCGGCGTGTTCCTGATCATTACCGGGATCAAGATGCTGGTGTTTGCCGACCATCAACCTGATCTGGAAAAAAATCCGTTGCTGCGCTGGGTGCGCGGGCATATGCGCATCACCAGCGGCTTTCATGGCGAACGGTTTTTCGTCCTGCAGAACGGCGTGCGCTGGGCTACTCCGATGTTCCTGGTGCTGGTGCTGATCGAGGCCAGTGACCTGATGTTCGCGGTTGACAGCATCCCGGCAATCTTCGCCGTGACGACTGACCCGTTCATTGTCTTCACTTCAAATATTTTCGCGATCATGGGCCTGCGCGCTTTGTACTTCCTGCTGGCAGACATGGCCGACCGCTTCCATCTGCTCAAGTACGGACTGGCGATGGTGCTGGTGTTCATCGGCGGCAAGATGGTCTTGATGCCGTGGCTGCACATGCCGGTGGAGTGGTCGCTGGCGGTGGTGGGCGGGGTCATTCTGGGGTCGGTGCTGCTGAGTCTGGTGATGACCAGAGAAAGCGAACGCAGCACGGAATGA
- a CDS encoding AraC family transcriptional regulator: protein MPPKGHEKSIRRSIPGLPSLPRPLYGRTESLPNRALTRRHSHPWVQLSYAIQGVLEIQTSAGRFVAPPERAVWIPAGVPHRVFSSPHTEMRSLYIDCSVAGWALERCHVLGVSDLLRELIRAFSEVPVEYEQSGPHGRLAQVILDQLAEAPQIDLMLPLPQDARLKQIYQSLEQHPEQQTTLSHWSEKFGVTEKTLTRLFLRDTGLTFRAWRQRLRLLGALTPLEKGERVTDVALACGYDSTSAFIAAFRQQFGETPGEFFR from the coding sequence ATGCCGCCTAAAGGACATGAAAAAAGCATCCGGCGCAGCATTCCCGGGCTGCCCAGCCTGCCGCGCCCACTCTACGGGCGCACCGAATCGCTGCCCAATCGTGCCCTGACCCGGCGCCACAGCCACCCGTGGGTGCAGTTGTCGTACGCGATTCAGGGGGTGCTGGAAATACAGACCAGCGCCGGCCGCTTCGTCGCCCCGCCCGAGCGCGCCGTATGGATTCCGGCGGGTGTGCCGCATCGGGTGTTCAGCTCGCCGCACACGGAAATGCGCAGCCTCTACATCGATTGCAGCGTCGCTGGATGGGCGCTTGAGCGCTGCCATGTGCTGGGCGTCAGCGATCTACTCAGGGAATTGATTCGTGCGTTCAGCGAAGTCCCGGTGGAATACGAGCAGAGTGGCCCGCATGGACGTCTGGCCCAAGTGATCCTCGATCAACTGGCCGAGGCGCCGCAGATCGACCTGATGCTGCCGTTGCCGCAAGACGCCCGCTTGAAGCAGATCTACCAGAGCCTGGAGCAACACCCGGAACAGCAGACCACGCTGAGTCATTGGAGCGAGAAGTTCGGTGTCACCGAGAAGACCCTCACCCGGCTGTTCCTGCGCGATACCGGCCTGACCTTTCGCGCCTGGCGCCAGCGCCTGCGGTTGCTCGGCGCACTGACACCACTGGAAAAAGGCGAGCGCGTCACCGACGTCGCGCTGGCCTGTGGTTACGACTCAACGTCGGCGTTTATCGCCGCATTTCGCCAACAGTTCGGCGAAACACCGGGGGAATTCTTTCGCTGA
- a CDS encoding bile acid:sodium symporter family protein → MTRPRFLPDNFTLTLIGVVLLASFLPASGQVAVGFGWLTNIAIALLFFLHGAKLSRESIIAGAGHWRLHLLVFGLTFVLFPILGLALKPLLSPLIGDKLYMGMLYLCALPATVQSAIAFTSLARGNIPAAICSAAASSLFGIFLTPLLVTLLLDVHGDGGSTLDAILKISVQLLLPFIAGQIARRWIGAWVGRNKNWLKFVDQGSILLVVYGAFSEAVNEGIWHQIPLVDLLGLVVVCCILLALVLLASTLLGRVFGFSQEDRITILFCGSKKSLATGVPMAQVLFAGSTIGVLILPLMLFHQIQLMVCAVLAQRYAKRPESVPELMAQVDP, encoded by the coding sequence ATGACTCGCCCAAGATTCCTGCCCGACAACTTCACCCTGACATTGATCGGCGTAGTTCTGCTCGCCAGTTTCCTGCCCGCCAGCGGTCAGGTCGCGGTCGGCTTCGGCTGGCTGACCAACATCGCCATCGCCCTGCTGTTTTTTCTGCACGGCGCCAAACTCTCGCGCGAATCGATCATCGCCGGTGCCGGGCACTGGCGCCTGCATCTGCTGGTATTCGGCCTGACGTTTGTGTTGTTCCCGATTCTCGGTCTGGCGTTAAAACCGCTGTTGTCGCCGTTGATTGGCGACAAGCTGTACATGGGCATGCTCTACCTGTGCGCGTTGCCCGCCACAGTGCAGTCGGCGATCGCTTTCACCTCGTTGGCGCGGGGCAACATTCCGGCGGCGATTTGCAGTGCGGCGGCATCCAGCCTGTTCGGGATTTTCCTCACGCCGTTGCTGGTGACGCTGTTGCTTGACGTCCACGGCGACGGCGGTTCGACCCTCGATGCGATCCTGAAAATCAGCGTGCAACTGCTGTTGCCATTCATCGCCGGGCAGATCGCCCGGCGCTGGATCGGCGCGTGGGTCGGCCGCAACAAGAACTGGCTGAAATTCGTCGATCAGGGTTCGATTCTGCTGGTGGTCTACGGTGCATTCAGCGAAGCGGTCAACGAAGGCATCTGGCATCAGATTCCGCTGGTCGATCTGTTGGGACTGGTGGTGGTCTGCTGCATCCTGCTGGCGTTGGTGCTGCTGGCCTCGACCCTGCTGGGCAGAGTGTTCGGCTTCAGCCAGGAAGATCGCATCACCATACTGTTCTGCGGTTCGAAAAAGAGTCTGGCGACCGGCGTGCCAATGGCTCAGGTGCTGTTTGCCGGGAGCACCATCGGCGTGCTGATTCTGCCGCTGATGCTGTTCCATCAGATTCAGCTGATGGTCTGTGCGGTGCTGGCGCAGCGCTATGCGAAACGGCCGGAATCGGTGCCGGAGTTGATGGCGCAGGTGGACCCCTAG
- a CDS encoding saccharopine dehydrogenase C-terminal domain-containing protein yields the protein MKTINRIVIVGFGSIAQALLPLLVERYQGDIVIFDKEVDVSRQAIAQEYSASLIKKLITPHNFVSVISPYLGEQVFLLNLAVSVSSEALIDLAQRHDSLYLDTCIEPWEYSADVDSNLASNFSLREGLKRFAKQRAVDRATAVVAHGANPGFISVLLKKALTQMAAVNGVAFEISHPQDWARLAERLGVRVIQISERDTQVTGKERSEQHFMCTWSVDGLITECLQPAEMGWGSHETRLPQGAIRNDYAIAMREQGREVKVKSWSPNYLDFTGYLLTHNESLSIAEYLTLGDSRNPSYRPTVYYAYHPCDQAVASMALLNEGNEDRVLTKEVLKDGIVSGIDELGVFLISDQYPSVWMGSNLSIGKARKMAKYNSATSLQVVSSIVAGMAWAQANPHAGILESESLDWEFVYGIVEKYWQPMVFQQIDWRPVAGDSTLSFGSFLI from the coding sequence ATGAAAACAATAAATCGAATCGTGATAGTCGGATTTGGAAGTATCGCTCAGGCCTTGTTGCCTCTGTTGGTTGAGCGATATCAGGGCGACATTGTTATCTTTGACAAAGAAGTGGATGTCTCAAGGCAAGCCATTGCGCAAGAGTATTCGGCGTCATTGATTAAGAAGTTGATTACGCCGCATAACTTTGTAAGCGTGATAAGTCCTTATCTCGGCGAACAGGTGTTTTTGCTGAATCTGGCTGTTTCGGTTTCCAGTGAAGCATTGATCGACCTTGCTCAGCGCCACGACTCGCTCTATCTGGATACTTGCATTGAGCCCTGGGAATATAGCGCTGATGTCGATTCGAATCTGGCGAGCAACTTTTCCCTGCGCGAAGGACTCAAGCGCTTTGCCAAACAGCGAGCGGTTGACCGCGCAACGGCCGTTGTCGCCCATGGTGCCAATCCCGGCTTTATCTCGGTGCTGCTGAAAAAGGCATTGACGCAAATGGCTGCGGTCAACGGCGTCGCCTTTGAAATCTCGCACCCTCAAGACTGGGCCAGACTGGCCGAGCGCCTGGGTGTCAGGGTGATCCAGATTTCCGAACGCGATACGCAAGTCACCGGCAAGGAACGCTCCGAACAGCACTTCATGTGCACCTGGTCGGTGGACGGCCTGATCACCGAATGCCTGCAACCGGCGGAAATGGGCTGGGGCAGCCATGAGACCCGGCTCCCTCAGGGCGCGATTCGCAATGACTATGCGATTGCCATGCGAGAGCAAGGGCGCGAAGTCAAAGTCAAAAGCTGGTCACCCAATTACCTCGACTTCACCGGTTACTTGTTGACTCACAACGAATCGCTGTCGATCGCCGAATACTTGACCCTCGGCGACAGCCGCAACCCCAGCTATCGCCCCACGGTTTATTACGCCTATCACCCTTGTGATCAGGCCGTGGCTTCCATGGCCCTGCTGAACGAGGGCAATGAAGACCGGGTATTGACCAAGGAAGTCTTGAAGGACGGCATTGTTTCCGGCATCGACGAACTGGGTGTGTTTCTCATCAGTGACCAGTATCCGTCCGTGTGGATGGGCTCGAACCTGTCCATTGGCAAGGCACGGAAAATGGCCAAGTACAACAGCGCTACCAGTTTGCAGGTGGTGTCCAGCATTGTCGCCGGTATGGCTTGGGCACAGGCCAATCCTCACGCCGGGATTCTGGAGAGTGAAAGCCTGGACTGGGAATTCGTCTACGGCATTGTTGAGAAATACTGGCAGCCGATGGTTTTTCAGCAGATCGACTGGCGACCCGTTGCTGGCGATAGCACGCTGTCGTTTGGCAGCTTTCTGATCTGA
- a CDS encoding rubredoxin: protein MLTQEQTKTCTVCGYEYDPAIGDPENGIAPGTAWQDVHDDWLCPDCQMPKTDFE from the coding sequence ATGTTGACTCAAGAGCAGACCAAAACCTGCACGGTATGCGGTTATGAATATGATCCGGCGATCGGTGATCCGGAAAACGGAATTGCCCCCGGCACTGCCTGGCAAGACGTTCATGACGATTGGCTGTGCCCGGACTGCCAGATGCCAAAGACGGATTTTGAGTGA
- a CDS encoding cystathionine gamma-synthase: protein MSQHDDKSQGFATRVIHAGQAPDPTTGALMPPIYANSTYLQDSPGVHKGFDYGRSHNPTRFALERCVADLEGGTRAFAFASGLATISTVLELLEAGSHIISGNDLYGGTFRLFDKVRQRSAGHRFSYVDLADLSAFEAALQDDTRMVMVETPTNPLLSLSDLAAIARICRARGIICVADNTFASPYIQRPLELGFDIVLHSTTKYLNGHSDVIGGIAVVGQNAELAEKLGFLQNAVGAIAGPFDAFLTLRGVKTLALRMERHCSNALALAQWLEQQPQVKRVYYPGLASHPQHELAKRQMRGFGGMISVDLNSDLAGARRFLENVKIFALAESLGGVESLIEHPAIMTHATIPPETRARLGIGDGLVRLSVGVEDLEDLRADLAYALTKI, encoded by the coding sequence ATGAGTCAGCACGACGACAAATCCCAAGGCTTCGCGACCCGGGTGATTCACGCCGGGCAGGCGCCGGACCCGACCACCGGCGCGTTGATGCCGCCGATCTACGCCAACTCCACGTACCTGCAAGACAGCCCCGGTGTGCACAAGGGGTTTGACTACGGGCGCTCGCACAACCCGACACGCTTTGCCCTTGAGCGCTGTGTCGCGGATCTGGAAGGTGGCACCCGGGCGTTTGCCTTCGCGTCCGGGCTGGCGACGATTTCCACGGTGCTGGAATTGCTGGAGGCCGGTTCGCACATCATTTCCGGCAATGACTTGTATGGCGGCACCTTCCGTCTGTTCGACAAGGTGCGCCAGCGCAGCGCCGGGCATCGTTTCAGCTATGTCGATCTGGCCGATCTGTCGGCGTTCGAAGCCGCACTGCAGGACGACACGCGCATGGTCATGGTCGAGACCCCGACCAATCCGCTGCTGAGCCTGTCGGACCTGGCAGCCATTGCCCGTATCTGCCGCGCACGCGGGATCATCTGCGTGGCCGACAACACCTTTGCCAGTCCGTATATCCAGCGGCCGCTGGAGCTGGGGTTCGACATCGTGCTGCACTCGACCACCAAGTACCTCAATGGTCACTCGGACGTGATCGGGGGCATTGCGGTGGTTGGGCAGAATGCCGAACTTGCGGAAAAACTCGGCTTTCTGCAGAACGCCGTGGGCGCGATTGCCGGGCCATTCGACGCGTTCCTGACCCTGCGCGGGGTGAAGACCCTGGCGTTGCGCATGGAACGGCATTGCAGCAATGCCTTGGCGTTGGCGCAGTGGCTGGAACAGCAGCCGCAGGTCAAACGTGTCTACTACCCGGGGCTGGCTTCGCACCCGCAGCATGAACTGGCCAAGCGACAGATGCGCGGTTTCGGCGGGATGATTTCCGTGGATCTGAACAGCGATCTGGCCGGTGCGCGGCGCTTCCTCGAGAACGTAAAGATCTTCGCTCTGGCCGAGAGCCTGGGCGGCGTCGAGAGCCTGATTGAGCATCCGGCGATCATGACCCACGCAACCATTCCGCCTGAAACCCGGGCCAGACTCGGCATCGGCGATGGACTGGTGCGTTTGTCGGTGGGCGTCGAAGACCTTGAAGACCTGCGCGCCGACCTGGCGTACGCCCTGACGAAAATCTAG
- a CDS encoding pyridoxal-phosphate dependent enzyme: MSKDSRPAVLGLIGNTPLVRVTRFDTGPCTLFLKLESQNPGGSIKDRIGLAMIDAAERDGRLQPGGTIVEATAGNTGLGLALVGRAKGYRVVLVVPDKMSTEKVLHLKAMGAEVHITRSDVGKGHPEYYQDVAARLAKDIPGAFFADQFNNPANPLAHECSTAPEIWAQTEHDLDAIVVGVGSAGTLTGLSRFFKRVQPDLEMVLADPVGSVMAQYSRDGTLPKPGSWAVEGIGEDFIPSITDLSSVRHAYSISDEESFDHARQLLKAEGILGGSSTGTLFAAALRYCREQTAPKRVVSFVCDTGTRYLSKVYNDQWMTDQGLLQRKGYGDLRDLIARRFEDGRVISVGPGDTLLTAFQRMRLADVSQLPVLVEGKQLVGVIDESDILLGVHEDAARFSQSVSSVMTDKLQTLAPGATLAELEAVLSRGLVAIIADASGFHGLITRTDMLNQLRRSLA, from the coding sequence CGTGCACGCTGTTTCTCAAACTCGAATCGCAGAACCCTGGTGGCTCGATCAAGGACCGTATCGGTCTGGCAATGATTGATGCGGCTGAACGTGATGGCCGCCTGCAACCGGGTGGCACCATCGTCGAAGCCACCGCCGGCAACACTGGCCTGGGCCTGGCGCTGGTCGGCCGCGCCAAGGGTTATCGGGTGGTGCTGGTGGTACCCGACAAGATGTCCACCGAGAAAGTCCTGCACTTGAAGGCCATGGGCGCCGAGGTGCACATCACCCGCTCCGATGTCGGCAAGGGCCATCCCGAGTATTACCAGGACGTGGCGGCACGTTTGGCGAAAGACATCCCCGGCGCGTTCTTCGCCGACCAGTTCAACAACCCGGCCAACCCGCTGGCGCACGAATGCAGTACCGCACCGGAGATCTGGGCGCAGACCGAACATGATCTGGACGCCATCGTGGTCGGCGTCGGCTCGGCCGGCACGCTCACCGGGCTGAGCCGCTTTTTCAAGCGTGTGCAGCCGGATCTGGAAATGGTCCTCGCCGACCCGGTGGGTTCGGTGATGGCTCAATACAGCCGCGATGGCACCCTGCCGAAGCCCGGTTCCTGGGCGGTGGAAGGCATCGGTGAAGACTTCATCCCGTCGATCACCGACCTCTCCAGCGTGCGCCACGCCTATTCAATCAGCGATGAAGAAAGCTTCGATCACGCCCGCCAGTTGCTCAAGGCCGAAGGCATTCTCGGAGGTTCCTCGACCGGCACCCTCTTCGCGGCCGCATTGCGTTATTGCCGCGAACAGACCGCGCCCAAACGCGTGGTCAGTTTCGTCTGCGACACCGGCACGCGCTACCTGTCGAAGGTCTACAACGACCAGTGGATGACCGATCAGGGCCTGTTGCAGCGCAAGGGTTATGGCGACCTGCGCGATCTGATCGCGCGGCGTTTCGAGGACGGCCGCGTGATCAGCGTCGGCCCCGGCGACACGCTGCTGACCGCGTTTCAGCGCATGCGTCTGGCGGACGTCTCGCAACTGCCGGTGCTGGTGGAAGGCAAGCAACTGGTAGGCGTCATCGACGAATCGGACATTTTGCTCGGCGTGCACGAAGACGCTGCACGCTTCAGCCAGTCGGTCTCCAGCGTGATGACCGACAAACTGCAAACCCTCGCTCCCGGCGCCACCCTGGCCGAGCTGGAAGCGGTGCTCAGCCGTGGCCTCGTCGCGATCATCGCCGACGCCTCAGGCTTCCACGGCCTGATCACCCGCACCGACATGCTCAACCAATTACGGAGATCCCTCGCATGA